Part of the Nicotiana sylvestris chromosome 5, ASM39365v2, whole genome shotgun sequence genome is shown below.
TAGATTTATTAGTAATACTAGAATTAGTAATTTTAGGATTAATAATGCTGAAATTATTTCTTATCCACtttttggtttgatgtattaaaaatAATATGCATTGTATAGGGGTGTATACATGTTTATCCATGTATCAAAGTCATGGTATCAATacatgtattagttatacatagctTGAAAAATGCTGCCAAATAAGGAATTAATAATACCAAAACCAATACATGTATTATTTTCTCCTCATACATCCTACCTAACGACCTATCCCTTAAATAATGGAAGAGTCCGTACTATAAGAGTCATCATGTTACAGTTGTATTGTTAATCCGAATATTAGTTTCTTACTTTTTCGGAAATAAACTATATGTATTCTTAAAGTATTAATTATAAATTAAACATTTATTGTAGTTAAAGATAGTTTTTAAATGTTCGAAAAAGAAAATCGTTCAACTTCCTCACGATTAATAGTTCTATTCATGAACTGGAACAAATTAAATACTGAAATCATTCAAAATGGAGAGCAAGTGTAAACTAAGAGCTCGTTTGGATTAGCTGATTTaaagtagctgataagcattaggtgctgaaaagcacttttaagtgctgaaactgatttaaaaaataagcagttacatgtttggataaaagtgctgaaataaACAATAAGCAGTTGAAGAACTGGGTATACGaagaattttgttttaaaaagaagtattttaagGATAGGTTGGGGGAGActaacttatggcttttggcttatttttggcttataagcacttaacttataaacacttttaattttaccaaacacGTAGATAAGCTAAAAAGTGTTTATAAGCCAATTTGACcggcttataagcttagccaaacaccctctaaatCTCTAAAACTAATAATCATATATATGCAGAATATCTTGACATAAGAGTTGTGCTCTATTCGTACCAGTCATGTATCCTTATATTATTAAGCTTTATAGAAAAGCTCCTTTAAGTTGGCTTGATTTGTTTAGATAGCTAACCTGAGTACTTGACCCTACCTTCAAGtaaacaatctacaaaagaaaaagataaaagaaaaaacgTACGCTTCAAGATAGATAACTAATCCTACTTAAATTAAAGACACAGTATTTTAGTTTTAGTTCAACACGAACTCGTTTGTTCCCAGATCATGATCTGATCCTAAAAGCAAGGTATTTGTGTCCCAATTTAACCCGAACTTCTCTTTTCATTATTATAAAAATTCCTCCGTTTACTCTTGATCTCCGCATACTAGGAAAAGTAAAGGCTACGTAAGATGCAGGCGAAAACAACACTAATATTCTTTTTTCTAATACCGTTGTTCAATCTTTTCTTTCAACCCCATCTAAGTAATGCATCTTCTACAAATATAACTGCAATTTTTGCTTTTGGTGACTCCGTTTTTGACCCTGGTAATAACAATTCTCTTCCTACTCTTTTCCGTGCCAATCATTGGCCATATGGTAAAGACTTTCCCGGCCAAGTTCCAACTGGGAGATTCTCTAATGGGAAATTGACAACAGATATTTTAGTTTCACAGTTGGGAATAAAGCAACTATTACCAGCTTATTTAGATCCTAAGGTCTCTGACAAAGACTTGTTAACTGGAGTCAGTTTTGCTTCGGGTGGTTCAGGATTGGATGAACTTACTGCCAAGGAAAATCATGTGCTGTCAATGGTGGATCAGTTGAATTACTTTGAGCAAGCCTTGAAGAGAATGCAAAAAATTGTAGGGCGAAAGGAAGCTGAACGTATAGTTGAAAAGGCTTTGTTTATGATTTCTGCTGGAACGAATGACATGTTGTTTAATTTTTATGACTTGCCAACTCGAAGATATATTTCTTTGTCAGGCTACCATGATTTTCTACTCAATAGACTTGAGGCTTTTGTCAATGTAAGTCTCACTGTTTTCGTGTAGGTTTAAAACCTATTGGCCTAACTAATCTGGATTTGTATTGGCTCCCATAAGAGTTCTTGCATTCTTGAATCCAGACTTTTAGTTAAGGATGAAGGGAGTTGATCCATCTCACTATACTCGGTGGTTTAACCCGTCAATTAATTTTGCATGTCATCAACCTGAAATAATTTTAATGCGCtcaaaattaaaaggaaaattaacGAAAAAAGGTAAAAAGTAGAAAAAACAtggattttctttccttaaattcttaTGCGTGTGTCTTTGTATATAGATATAGTCTAACAACAtgttatgtatttattgaattAGTGTAAACATTGAGTAAATTTTTCCTGCAGGCTAACGTAACTTTGGTATTTATGATAGGAATTGTATAAAATGGGAGCAAGAAAAATTGCTGTGGTAGGTTTTCCACCAATTGGCTGCTTGCCTGTGCAAGTCACCATTAATAGTTTGCTACCGAGCATTCATATGTTTCAGCGTGTGTGCGTACAGCAGCAGAATATTGAGTCGCAGAGTTATAACAGAAAGCTTCAAGCCCTCATATCCACGTTGCGACCTACACTCTCTGGCTCCAAGCTAGTGTATGCGGATGTCTACAATCCCCTTTTGGACATTATTCAAAAACCATCAGACTACGGTAAGATTAAATTTAACTTCATCCTACAAACAATGATCTGTGTTTGATGCATGTCCGGTATGATAAAAGTCATATTCAATggaaaatttctgaaaaatacttttttggtgttttgttagtacgtataaaatattttttggaaacaAGAAATATTAAAAATTGTAAAAACATTAATAAATAGACATTTTATAAAAGGTTTGAGCCTCAAGACTAATAATAATGTCTAGGTGATAATTATTATTGAGCAAGTAGTTATTATTACATTGATTACCAAATAGTCGATCAGATTTACTGTTTACTTGTCATAGCTGGTATATATATAGATCGTACacggattttatatatatatatatatatatatatatatatatatatattcaatttaATCGGTAGGACGAACAGCGATTTAGTTTAATTATTCGAAAAAGAAAAGATTTCCCGAAAAGATGACTCTATTATATCAAGCACCCCTTGATTATCCCGTTGGACAAGTAACTTGGATGATTtgttttcttgttttttctttattttgaaataGGGTATGATCATATCCTTGAAGGTTGCTGTGGAACAGGTTCGTTAGAGATGGGTCCTTTATGCAATGAGTTTAATCCAACATGTGCTAATCCTTCAAGATATCTCCTTTGGGATGCTGTTCATCCTACACAAGCAACTAATGAATATCTTGTTCATATTTTCCAGAGGACTGTGCTTCCCCAACTTGTTGACTAATTGGGGTCGATTATGACAAATGGTCATTAGATTTAGAATAGTGGAATGAACTTGATTCTTATTATAACAAGggatttcttctccttttttgttTAGCGATAGAATTTCTaaaatttgatattcttttatacCATGGTTAAACGTAATATTAGAGTCACTGGCTCTTGAATTAGATGAAGAGATATACACAATTCATTtattatttgaattattgttCTTCAAATTAAAGTGCCTTTGTTTTGCCCATCTTTTAAGTTATGGGCTAGTGGTGCAATTCACATTGGTGAAACGTGTATGCAACAACACCTAAGAATAAACAACATGCAGGCACATGGTTGTCTCCACTTAAAATTAAGAAAATCCAATAATCCGATTAATTAATATCGATTGACATTGGATAGCCAAATTGTGTACCATTTGATGGCCAGATTGTGACTTCCAATGCTTAACAGGTAACTGAGATTCTTACCTTTAATTAAGCTATTATTCCTGATCACTATCTCGTCTTCTGCTACATCTAAGCTAATAATTTAATTAAGACGAACATTAATGTAATTGAGATATACCAACTCCCTATGTAGCAGTACTTTAAAGGCGACATTACAATAGATCACTCGCTATGTGATTATAACTGCGACATGTAAATG
Proteins encoded:
- the LOC104216776 gene encoding GDSL esterase/lipase At2g40250; protein product: MQAKTTLIFFFLIPLFNLFFQPHLSNASSTNITAIFAFGDSVFDPGNNNSLPTLFRANHWPYGKDFPGQVPTGRFSNGKLTTDILVSQLGIKQLLPAYLDPKVSDKDLLTGVSFASGGSGLDELTAKENHVLSMVDQLNYFEQALKRMQKIVGRKEAERIVEKALFMISAGTNDMLFNFYDLPTRRYISLSGYHDFLLNRLEAFVNELYKMGARKIAVVGFPPIGCLPVQVTINSLLPSIHMFQRVCVQQQNIESQSYNRKLQALISTLRPTLSGSKLVYADVYNPLLDIIQKPSDYGYDHILEGCCGTGSLEMGPLCNEFNPTCANPSRYLLWDAVHPTQATNEYLVHIFQRTVLPQLVD